One Amblyomma americanum isolate KBUSLIRL-KWMA chromosome 8, ASM5285725v1, whole genome shotgun sequence DNA window includes the following coding sequences:
- the LOC144100805 gene encoding dual specificity mitogen-activated protein kinase kinase 4-like produces the protein MADQQRGISRINPSRDMHSRSTGRDQLRLSFGSGSKKHLGNTSKLPSGIPGFNYPVRTERAWLPPKIHSSGKLKISPQEIYDFTADDLTDLGEIGRGAFGTVNKMVHQKSKLEMAVKRIRSTVDEREQKELLMDLEVVMKSNDCPYIVQFYGAIFKEGDCWICMEIMDTSLDKFYKFVYEKQHQRIPEAILGKITVATVKALDYLKDKLNIIHRDVKPSNILLDRRGNIKLCDFGISGQLVDSIAKTRDAGCRPYMAPERIDPSSAIGYDVRSDVWSLGITLIEVATGRFPYPKWNSVFEQLTQVVQGDPPQLSPNENGNCFTAEFVDFVNTCLTKTAHTRPKYKQLLEHDFIKRAERDTVDVAFYISSIFSNMNGMSP, from the exons ATGGCGGATCAGCAACGCGGGATTTCGCGGATAAATCCCT CCCGCGATATGCACAGTCGTTCCACGGGGCGGGATCAACTTAGGCTGTCCTTTGGAAGTGGTTCCAAGAAACACCTGGGCAATACCAGCAAGCTTCCCTCTGGCATACCGGGATTCAATTACCCCGTGCGAAC TGAACGCGCGTGGCTACCGCCCAAGATTCACTCATCAGGAAAGCTCAAGATATCGCCCCAGGAG ATATACGATTTCACTGCAGATGATTTGACTGATCTCGGAGAGATCGGACGCGGCGCTTTTGGTACCGTCAACAAAATGGTGCACCAGAAGAGCAAGCTGGAGATGGCCGTCAAG CGCATCCGTTCCACGGTGGACGAGAGGGAGCAGAAGGAGTTGTTGATGGATCTCGAGGTTGTGATGAAGAGCAACGACTGCCCCTACATCGTCCAGTTTTATGGGGCCATCTTCAAGGAG GGTGACTGTTGGATCTGTATGGAAATAATGGACACATCCCTGGACAAGTTCTACAAATTTGTCTATGAAAAGCAGCACCAACGCATACCCGAGGCTATCCTTGGGAAGATCACAGTTGCT ACTGTCAAGGCTCTGGATTACCTCAAAGACAAACTGAACATCATACACAGAG ATGTGAAGCCGAGCAACATCCTCTTGGACCGAAGGGGCAACATCAAGCTCTGTGACTTTGGCATCAGTGGCCAGCTGGTGGACTCCATTGCCAAGACGCGGGACGCCGGCTGCCGACCATACATGGCG CCCGAGCGCATCGATCCTTCCAGTGCCATAGGCTATGACGTCCGGTCCGATGTATGGAGCCTAGGAATTACCTTG ATAGAGGTGGCCACGGGGCGGTTCCCGTACCCAAAGTGGAACAGCGTTTTTGAGCAGCTGACCCAAGTTGTGCAGGGGGACCCGCCGCAGCTCAGCCCCAACGAGAACGGAAATTGCTTCACCGCCGAGTTCGTCGACTTCGTCAACACCTG TCTCACCAAGACCGCCCACACACGCCCCAAGTACAAGCAGCTGCTG GAGCATGACTTCATAAAACGTGCCGAGCGAGACACGGTGGATGTCGCTTTCTACATCAGCAGCATCTTCAGCAACATGAATGGTATGTCTCCCTGA